In Aureibaculum algae, the following are encoded in one genomic region:
- a CDS encoding group I truncated hemoglobin, whose protein sequence is MSESLFERLGAEKGIVKIVDDVVEAHMNNPVISARFTPYLEQPENLAKIKTHTVNFFTTGSGGPQVYTGRDMETTHRGMNISAVEYMETMDDIFKVLDKHGKNAQTKKDVLEILWSLKGMIIGK, encoded by the coding sequence ATGTCAGAGTCATTATTTGAAAGATTAGGGGCCGAAAAAGGTATTGTAAAAATTGTTGATGATGTGGTTGAAGCACATATGAACAATCCTGTAATTTCCGCTCGATTTACACCCTATTTAGAGCAGCCAGAAAATTTAGCGAAGATTAAAACGCATACGGTCAATTTCTTTACAACAGGAAGTGGTGGCCCACAGGTTTATACGGGTAGGGATATGGAAACAACCCATCGAGGAATGAATATAAGTGCCGTAGAATATATGGAGACAATGGATGATATTTTCAAGGTGCTTGATAAACATGGTAAAAATGCCCAAACTAAAAAAGATGTGCTCGAAATTCTTTGGTCTTTAAAAGGCATGATTATAGGGAAGTAA
- a CDS encoding nickel-binding protein — protein sequence MPIYMDRHDVSNEVTAESVAQLHLEDLKVQHKYDCRGLTYWFDNKRKTAFCLVEAPNAASVNKMHKHAHGELSHSIIEVDPSLVESFLGRMEDPDVKPGDELNVIGESAFRFLLSVRIQMGRLNNKLDQGFASTIRNYLHEIIEVVNTMQGTLVRQDSRNLLISLTTAQDAVHCGLALHEKFGKIYPHLSLSIGLDAGLPVEGNKSIFEDTIQTSRRLCEMGRGFSVSPMVLEMYQNEQSNTDLNSIQIIKISAGEMVFFNKLFGFLESNFSHAELRIDTFASSLGYSRSQAYRNSVSLLGLSLNTYFNKYRLEKSLDKLNSGMHTVSETGFLCGFSSSSYYSKCFRSMYGVSPKEYLTALHS from the coding sequence ATGCCAATATACATGGATCGTCATGATGTATCTAACGAAGTAACTGCTGAAAGCGTTGCACAGTTACATTTAGAAGACCTTAAGGTTCAGCATAAGTATGATTGTCGAGGATTAACCTATTGGTTTGATAATAAGCGAAAAACGGCATTCTGTTTAGTTGAAGCTCCAAATGCAGCATCTGTAAACAAAATGCACAAGCATGCACATGGTGAGTTGTCTCATTCAATAATTGAAGTAGATCCAAGTCTTGTTGAATCGTTTCTTGGAAGAATGGAAGATCCTGATGTTAAGCCAGGGGATGAACTGAACGTCATTGGCGAATCTGCATTTCGTTTTTTACTTTCTGTTCGAATACAAATGGGGAGGTTAAACAATAAACTAGATCAAGGTTTTGCATCGACTATTAGAAACTATCTTCATGAGATTATTGAAGTAGTCAATACCATGCAAGGAACACTTGTACGGCAAGATAGCCGCAACCTGTTAATCTCTTTAACAACTGCCCAAGACGCTGTACATTGTGGATTAGCACTTCACGAAAAATTCGGAAAGATATATCCTCATCTTAGTTTAAGTATTGGTTTGGATGCGGGACTTCCTGTAGAAGGGAACAAATCTATATTTGAAGATACCATACAAACTTCAAGGAGGTTATGTGAAATGGGAAGAGGTTTTTCTGTGTCACCCATGGTGTTGGAAATGTATCAGAATGAGCAATCAAATACCGATCTTAATTCAATACAAATTATCAAAATTAGTGCTGGTGAAATGGTTTTCTTTAATAAGCTCTTTGGTTTTTTGGAATCCAATTTTTCACATGCTGAATTGAGAATTGATACATTTGCCTCCAGCCTTGGATACAGTAGATCTCAAGCTTATAGAAATAGTGTGAGTTTACTAGGACTTTCACTAAACACATACTTTAATAAATACAGGTTAGAAAAGTCATTAGATAAACTGAATAGTGGAATGCACACCGTATCTGAAACGGGTTTTTTATGTGGTTTTTCCAGCTCCTCATATTATTCAAAGTGTTTTCGCAGCATGTATGGCGTCTCTCCCAAAGAATACCTGACCGCCCTCCACTCATAA